A genomic window from Ignavibacteria bacterium includes:
- a CDS encoding tetratricopeptide repeat protein, translating to MQSQINYTRITLPSQPAGIIKRDELILKLNENSDKKLILLNAPAGYGKSTLINYFLRNQKKDYGWIRLQQDIDSSYILLLYIIEALKKINNDFGKETLQTLELLGNDPKKIISQEPALLSIINTFSNEFSAVFNSDITIVLDDIHELSQQIWIKKFIDLLLNETPDNLRIIITTRFLAEINISSLKAKRKILEITQNELALSPEEFSELAKKLYNIKYSAEDSLNLVKYMGGWVTGIHLLLQVSEPGNILSFAGKSVLPENLFEFFAAEVYSKLDETVQDFLLKTSLVVEYDIEFCNELLNISNSGEIIELLAGRNIFIESIRSFDSDTHHQVKFTYNRLFRDFLRQKAMEMPENILTDIYNKIAFLYLAKNQPGTAFEYFILAKEYEKAFDQLQIFFNDYFNQSNFEKLWQCISAFKTDFTDNNKLLLYYKGILLKFYKGEIDQALNCFNSALKLNDKDLKFKILCTQAKAGILLTLGKGRINEAIEILNDILISEPNRLENAKTYHLLGNSYFNINKPEVSETYLEKALQICNEHPDAELEHDVYSMLGNIKITNGDFIQSHHYYELALNKTNGLFKKIVILGNLTVLYSRSGKFSKAAEFLQKSKELLKKFKTPIFEIIVKMTEYSLLFETGDYAAGIKLAEEIKELALRSNNSNFIFLSYQFLGECCYYSGNPSKSIEFYKLAGRFIDESNESDEILLSLLIVISEMQLKLNPEIETKLLRAYTFLDAVNSNYDKTIAGYYLAKYYFNTGQPLTALKYFVKSVEQASIHEYRSFLLREYMFQDSIFNLPEHDSEIKSIVEAIRCSISDLFELPWISGNHKNSLNDLIKRSYDLKMKIFGGLEFIVKNEPVKESEWKRKKRKLILCYLILNSGKNISKDKIVDLFFGESTAENSDNLFHQAISNIRTALKAAYSASEPASESGTFADKQLIVYEGKQLKIPKGISVYSDASVFERLIQNASASENIKDKIVFYKEAVELYTGDALEGFYEPWCEEVRSEYRTKYIKLLENYSRLLFEEAMYDDAVIYSELLIKKEPLNEIGFEILIGSLFKSGKINLAKEKFEELKRNYKDELNENIPPELEKRILSMYK from the coding sequence ATGCAAAGCCAGATAAATTATACCCGGATCACACTTCCATCGCAACCGGCAGGTATTATAAAACGGGATGAGCTTATTTTAAAGCTGAATGAAAATTCAGATAAAAAGTTGATATTGCTGAATGCTCCTGCAGGTTACGGTAAATCTACTCTTATAAATTACTTTTTGCGAAATCAAAAGAAGGATTACGGGTGGATAAGACTGCAGCAGGATATTGATTCATCATATATATTGTTATTATATATAATAGAAGCACTTAAAAAGATAAACAATGATTTCGGAAAAGAAACATTACAAACACTTGAACTCCTCGGAAATGATCCCAAAAAGATCATCTCGCAGGAACCAGCTCTTCTAAGCATCATTAATACATTCAGCAATGAATTTTCTGCCGTATTCAACAGTGATATAACAATAGTGCTTGATGATATCCACGAACTTTCTCAGCAAATCTGGATAAAAAAATTCATTGATCTGCTGCTTAATGAAACACCTGATAACCTTCGAATAATTATTACAACAAGATTTCTTGCAGAAATTAATATCTCGTCCCTTAAAGCAAAAAGGAAAATCCTCGAGATCACACAGAATGAACTGGCGCTGAGTCCGGAAGAATTTTCTGAGCTGGCTAAAAAACTGTATAATATAAAATATTCGGCTGAAGATTCTTTAAATCTGGTAAAATATATGGGAGGCTGGGTAACCGGCATTCATTTATTGCTTCAGGTATCCGAACCCGGCAATATTCTTTCATTTGCCGGTAAAAGTGTGCTGCCTGAAAATTTATTTGAATTTTTCGCTGCAGAAGTTTACTCAAAACTTGATGAAACTGTACAGGATTTTCTTTTAAAAACTTCATTAGTTGTTGAATATGATATCGAATTCTGCAATGAGCTGTTAAATATCAGCAACAGCGGCGAAATAATAGAATTGCTGGCCGGAAGAAATATTTTCATAGAATCAATAAGAAGCTTTGATTCAGATACTCATCACCAGGTTAAATTCACTTATAACAGACTGTTCAGAGACTTTCTTAGGCAAAAAGCAATGGAAATGCCGGAAAATATATTAACGGATATCTATAATAAAATTGCATTTCTTTATCTCGCAAAAAATCAACCCGGCACTGCATTTGAATATTTTATTCTTGCAAAAGAATATGAAAAGGCCTTTGATCAGTTACAGATATTTTTTAACGATTATTTTAATCAAAGTAACTTTGAAAAACTTTGGCAGTGTATTTCTGCTTTCAAAACTGATTTTACTGATAACAATAAATTGCTTTTATATTATAAAGGTATACTGTTAAAGTTTTACAAAGGAGAAATTGACCAGGCATTAAATTGTTTTAATTCAGCTTTGAAGCTGAATGATAAAGATCTGAAATTTAAAATATTATGTACACAGGCTAAAGCCGGTATATTATTAACCCTGGGTAAAGGCAGAATAAATGAAGCGATCGAAATATTAAACGATATCCTGATAAGCGAACCAAACCGGCTTGAAAATGCAAAAACATATCATTTGCTCGGAAATTCCTATTTCAATATAAATAAACCGGAAGTTTCAGAAACATACCTGGAAAAAGCGCTGCAAATCTGCAATGAACATCCTGATGCGGAATTGGAACATGATGTTTACAGTATGCTGGGAAATATTAAAATTACCAATGGCGATTTTATACAGTCACATCATTATTACGAGCTGGCTCTCAACAAAACAAACGGGCTGTTTAAAAAAATAGTAATACTCGGAAATCTCACAGTATTGTATTCACGCTCAGGAAAATTTTCAAAAGCGGCAGAATTTTTACAAAAATCAAAGGAATTATTAAAAAAATTTAAAACTCCCATATTTGAAATAATTGTAAAAATGACCGAATATTCACTTTTATTTGAAACAGGAGATTATGCTGCTGGTATAAAACTTGCTGAAGAAATTAAAGAACTTGCGCTACGCTCCAATAACAGTAACTTTATTTTTCTGAGTTATCAATTTTTGGGTGAATGCTGTTATTATTCCGGAAATCCCTCCAAATCAATCGAATTTTATAAACTTGCAGGAAGATTTATAGATGAATCAAATGAATCAGATGAAATACTGCTCTCACTTTTAATTGTAATTAGTGAAATGCAGCTTAAGTTAAACCCTGAAATTGAAACCAAACTTTTAAGAGCATATACGTTTTTAGATGCTGTAAATTCAAATTATGATAAAACCATTGCAGGTTACTATCTTGCCAAATATTATTTTAACACCGGGCAACCATTAACAGCTTTAAAGTATTTTGTTAAAAGCGTAGAACAGGCATCTATTCATGAATATAGATCTTTTTTACTCAGAGAATACATGTTTCAGGATAGTATTTTTAACCTGCCTGAACACGATTCAGAAATTAAATCCATAGTTGAAGCTATACGCTGCAGCATTTCTGATCTTTTTGAATTACCATGGATTTCCGGTAATCATAAAAATTCTTTAAACGATCTCATTAAAAGAAGCTATGATCTTAAAATGAAGATATTCGGGGGTCTGGAGTTTATTGTAAAAAATGAACCAGTTAAAGAAAGCGAGTGGAAACGTAAAAAAAGAAAATTAATACTTTGTTACCTTATTTTGAACTCCGGAAAAAATATTAGCAAAGATAAAATTGTAGATCTTTTTTTCGGGGAGTCCACTGCAGAAAATTCAGATAATTTATTTCACCAGGCAATTTCAAATATCAGGACAGCATTAAAAGCAGCATACTCCGCATCAGAGCCGGCTTCTGAAAGCGGCACTTTTGCTGATAAACAATTAATTGTATATGAAGGCAAACAATTAAAAATCCCAAAGGGAATATCAGTATATTCTGATGCTTCTGTGTTTGAAAGGCTGATACAAAATGCATCAGCTTCAGAAAACATTAAAGATAAAATCGTTTTTTATAAAGAAGCTGTTGAACTGTATACAGGTGATGCACTCGAAGGATTTTATGAGCCCTGGTGTGAAGAAGTAAGGTCTGAATACAGAACAAAATATATAAAATTACTGGAAAATTATAGCAGGCTTCTGTTTGAAGAGGCAATGTATGATGATGCCGTAATTTATTCTGAACTGCTTATTAAAAAAGAACCGCTGAATGAGATTGGCTTTGAAATTTTGATCGGTTCTCTGTTTAAATCAGGAAAAATAAACCTGGCGAAAGAAAAATTTGAAGAATTAAAACGGAATTATAAGGATGAACTGAATGAAAATATTCCGCCTGAATTAGAAAAAAGAATTCTTTCGATGTATAAATAA
- a CDS encoding OsmC family protein: MVEIKTAYEGGLHCKATHTPSGVIIETDAPVDNRGKGESFSPTDLLATSLGVCYLTTMGIAAEDRGINLKGATCRIEKHMSTDIPRRVIRLVAEINFPAGIPFDKRGILEAVALHCPVSKSIHPDIDVDLKLHFPDGQDMEEHTRH, from the coding sequence ATGGTTGAAATTAAAACAGCCTATGAAGGCGGACTGCACTGCAAAGCTACTCATACACCCAGCGGAGTAATAATTGAAACAGATGCACCGGTTGATAACAGAGGAAAAGGCGAGAGCTTTTCTCCAACTGATCTGCTTGCTACATCACTTGGTGTATGTTATTTAACTACAATGGGCATTGCCGCTGAAGACAGGGGAATAAATTTAAAAGGTGCAACCTGCCGTATTGAAAAACATATGAGCACAGATATTCCCAGAAGGGTAATTAGGCTCGTAGCTGAGATAAATTTTCCCGCAGGAATACCGTTCGATAAAAGAGGAATTCTTGAAGCCGTTGCGCTTCATTGCCCGGTATCAAAAAGCATTCATCCAGATATTGATGTTGACCTGAAGCTGCACTTTCCTGACGGACAGGATATGGAAGAGCATACACGTCATTAA